Below is a window of Synergistaceae bacterium DNA.
TCTCAAGCAGCTTCAACGCAAAAAACGGAGTTACAGCCGGCCCCTTTGCTGTTGTGATATGTCCATCGGTCTCGACAATTTCAGAACCCTTTGACGCACCCGTTAAATGATGTTCGAGTCCCGGATAACACACTGCTTTACGTCCAGCTAAGACTCCAGCTTTACCCAATGCAGCCGGAGCAGCACAAATCGCGCCGATATATTTTCCTTCTGCGTTATATTTCTTGATTAACTCCTGCAAACCTTCATGATTTGCGATTTCAAGAGTCCCGCCCGGCAAAATTATCATGTCAAAATTTTCGTTTTTCACCGAGTCAAACATTGAGTCAGCTCTTACGGGAATTTTATTTTTGCTGATGACTTCTTGTCGTCCTGTGAGTGATACTGTAGTTACGACTACTCCGCCGCGCCTTAAAATATCTACTGTTGTGAGTGCTTCTGTTTCTTCGAAGCCGTCTATTAAGAAAATTGCTGCTGTTTTCATGATAGTAAATCACCTCGAATAAAATTTTATCACGTTATGAAAGAATTAAATATTTTGCAGGTACTATTTTAATAAATTTCTGTGTCCTGTTATAAAATATATAATAATTTATCGCATGAACATAAAAGATTCACAAGTATTCAAGGAGGAATAATTTATTATGGCAGCAACAGAAGTATTAGAACAGGAAACAATATCGCCTGAGGAAAAATTACGCCGTCTCGAAGCCTCTAATCCGGGATTCAAAGTTTACCGCATGTACGACGAGGGGAGATTAATTACTAATCCCGATGTGTTAAGGAGCATTGCAGAAGGCCAGGAATTTTTGGAATTTTGGAAGAGCTGGCATAACAAGAAAGAAAGCAGCAGGAATGAAATTGACTAGTAAGACGGACAAGAAAAAAACTGCTGATAAAAAACGCGCAAAACTTCCCAGAGATTCAAAAAAGATGAGCACTTTTCTTAAAGACTGGGAAAGACTTTCACGTTCAGGAAAACATGACATGAACGTATTAAAACAAGCTATGATGTTATTAATAGCTAATGACGCGCCTTTACCGCCTGAATGGAAGGATCATCAATTAAGCGGTGAACTTCAAGATTTCAGGGAATGCCACGTTAAAGGCGACTTGCTGCTAGTTTATCGAGTATATGACGATAACGACGGCGGAGTAATTATGTTTCATAACGCTAGAACTCATTCAGAATTATTTTAACGCAAAATAAAAGCTGCCCTGCTCATATATTAACGAGAGGACAGCAATATTTTATGAGATTTTATGCGATTATTGCTTGTGCTTCCTGCTGAATCTGCTTTAAGTGCTCAGGACTTACGAAACTTTCTGCATATAACTTGCAAATATTTTCTGTTCCTGAAGGACGTGCAGCAAACCAGCCATTTTGAGTCGTAACTTTTAGGCCGCCGATTGATGCATTATTTCCGGGTGCTTTCGTGAACTTGGCCGTAATTTTATCGCCTGCGAGTGTGTCTGCTTTAATGTCGTCGGGTGATAATTTGCCGAGTGCCGCTTTTTGTTCGGGAGTTGCGGGCGTGTCAATTCGTGCATAAAAGCTCGTGCCGTATTTCGCCTTTATATCGTCGTAATGCTGGGCGGGATTCTTTCCTGTTACAGCTGTAATTTCGCAAGCTAAGAGATCCATAATTATGCCGTCTTTGTCAGTTGTCCATACTGAACCGTCTTTGCACAAGAATGAAGCTCCTGCACTCTCTTCACCGCCAAAGCCCATAGAACCGTCAAGCAAGCCTTCAACAAACCATTTAAAGCCTACTGGGACTTCACATAATTTGCGGCCGATTCCTTCTGTTACGCGGTCAATAATTGAACTT
It encodes the following:
- a CDS encoding DJ-1/PfpI family protein — translated: MKTAAIFLIDGFEETEALTTVDILRRGGVVVTTVSLTGRQEVISKNKIPVRADSMFDSVKNENFDMIILPGGTLEIANHEGLQELIKKYNAEGKYIGAICAAPAALGKAGVLAGRKAVCYPGLEHHLTGASKGSEIVETDGHITTAKGPAVTPFFALKLLEILEGKAMANEVAEGFLIPLVYTK
- a CDS encoding type II toxin-antitoxin system YafQ family toxin, which translates into the protein MTSKTDKKKTADKKRAKLPRDSKKMSTFLKDWERLSRSGKHDMNVLKQAMMLLIANDAPLPPEWKDHQLSGELQDFRECHVKGDLLLVYRVYDDNDGGVIMFHNARTHSELF